A portion of the Edaphobacter lichenicola genome contains these proteins:
- a CDS encoding Fpg/Nei family DNA glycosylase, with the protein MPEGDTIYRAARALQKAIGGKTVTGFETGLAKLARVNDDTPLVGRVVEKVESRGKWCLIFFSGDLILVTHMLMSGSWHLYRVGERWRMGRDRMRVVIRTEDWEAVGFNIPVAEFHTARSLERSSQVPKLGPDILSDEFTVEGGVARLAAYGRENPEAEIAVVLLNQRVLAGLGNVYKSEVAFAAGVNPFRAMRTITQREMEVMVEVSQRYMRANVVDGAGDGIVTYAGNRRTTHAMDREERLWVYGRQGQECRRCGAAVMMRKQGLQARSTYWCPECQPWVGMGETAAPVGRTQVVRRGKVGC; encoded by the coding sequence ATGCCTGAGGGGGATACGATCTATCGTGCTGCCCGGGCTTTGCAGAAGGCGATTGGGGGCAAAACCGTCACGGGTTTTGAGACTGGGTTGGCGAAGCTAGCGCGAGTGAACGACGATACGCCTTTGGTGGGTAGGGTGGTGGAAAAGGTGGAGTCGCGGGGGAAGTGGTGTCTGATTTTCTTCTCCGGCGATTTGATCCTGGTGACGCATATGTTGATGAGTGGGAGCTGGCATCTGTATCGCGTGGGCGAGAGGTGGCGGATGGGACGTGACCGGATGCGGGTGGTGATTCGGACGGAGGATTGGGAGGCGGTGGGGTTCAATATTCCGGTGGCGGAGTTTCATACGGCGCGGTCGCTGGAGCGGTCGAGCCAGGTGCCGAAGCTGGGACCGGATATTTTGTCGGATGAGTTTACGGTGGAGGGTGGTGTGGCGCGGCTTGCCGCTTATGGGAGAGAGAATCCTGAAGCGGAGATTGCAGTGGTGTTGCTGAATCAGAGAGTGCTGGCTGGGTTGGGGAATGTTTATAAGAGCGAGGTCGCGTTTGCCGCGGGGGTCAATCCGTTTCGTGCGATGAGGACGATCACGCAGCGCGAGATGGAGGTGATGGTGGAGGTTTCGCAACGCTACATGCGAGCGAATGTGGTGGATGGGGCGGGGGATGGGATTGTGACGTATGCGGGGAACCGGCGGACGACGCATGCGATGGATCGAGAGGAACGACTGTGGGTGTATGGGCGCCAGGGGCAGGAGTGTCGTCGGTGTGGGGCTGCGGTGATGATGCGGAAGCAGGGATTGCAGGCGCGGTCGACGTACTGGTGTCCGGAGTGTCAGCCGTGGGTGGGGATGGGTGAGACGGCTGCTCCGGTGGGCCGTACGCAGGTTGTGCGTCGGGGGAAGGTTGGATGTTAG
- a CDS encoding transglycosylase domain-containing protein — protein sequence MPVKLKYGNGVRSLIKPSGFGPRLLRIALIALAVLVVVGVSTFTYFYYHYQKVVDDRLAAGPIFASVSQIYAAPKEVRAGQKLSAAAIAAELRQAGYNANPQLGTFQLNADNIFIKPGPESYHNTDGATINTSDGVVQTITAENGVTLSAYELEPQLITALSEDKNRTKRRLVSYNEIPPRMVQAVTAIEDRDFFNHGGINYFRIAKCAFSDLVTHHRTCGGSTLTQQLAKNLFLSPEKRIKRKLIEILITFQLENRFNKKQIFEMYANEINLGQRGSYAINGFGEAAQTFFGKNLQQLDLAECALLAGTIQSPTRLNPYRHPERALARRNVVLDSMVETGAITPSEAERAKAEPLRLAPPNIDSSEAPYFVDLVHDQLVRRIGDQDIAHQNLRIYTSLDPELQRAASEAVEIGMKNIDELVRKLHKTPKGETPGPITYPQVALVAINPHTGQILALVGGRNYGVSQLNHAVAERPTGSIFKPFVYAAAYNTSLNGLTLGDGGEAGGGGVFTALTPLNDDTTTFMYDGKPYTPGNFEKGEYPGMVSAVDAIDHSLNIATISLAQMVGFGNVAALARSAGITSARGTPSVAIGTYSATPIDMAGAYTVFANSGVHLTPWMLASVRNANGDIVSDYSPEAKQVLDPRVAYLTQSLLESVMARGTGASARAHGFLAPAAGKTGTSHDVWFAGYTSNLICVVWVGNDDYTDISTGLSRPLQGADAAAPLWAEFMKRAIQLPQYSDVKSFIPPEGVTTARIDRTSSLLADSTCPDKVMYAAFLDGTAPVNTCSQMNENPQNFIQKILGIGGSKTVPDAMSTTPAPIVRVAPNTPPDGNAPDNTQQPAQPKKKNFLQKIFGGGKDKQQQQPPPNPPPQ from the coding sequence TTGCCAGTCAAACTCAAATACGGAAACGGGGTCCGCTCCCTCATCAAACCATCCGGCTTCGGCCCGCGCCTGTTGCGAATAGCCCTCATCGCGCTGGCGGTGCTCGTGGTTGTAGGCGTCTCCACCTTCACCTACTTCTACTATCACTACCAGAAGGTCGTCGATGACCGCCTCGCCGCCGGACCCATCTTCGCCAGCGTCTCGCAGATCTACGCTGCGCCTAAAGAAGTCCGCGCAGGCCAGAAGCTCTCCGCCGCCGCCATAGCCGCCGAACTCCGCCAGGCAGGCTACAACGCCAACCCGCAACTCGGCACCTTCCAGCTCAACGCCGACAACATCTTCATCAAACCCGGCCCGGAAAGCTACCACAACACCGACGGCGCCACCATCAATACCTCCGACGGCGTCGTGCAAACCATCACCGCCGAAAACGGCGTCACCCTCAGCGCCTACGAGCTCGAACCCCAGCTCATCACCGCCCTCTCCGAAGACAAAAACCGCACCAAGCGCCGTCTCGTCAGCTACAACGAGATCCCTCCCCGCATGGTGCAGGCCGTCACGGCTATCGAAGACCGCGACTTCTTCAATCACGGCGGTATCAATTACTTCCGCATCGCCAAGTGCGCCTTCTCCGACCTCGTCACCCACCACAGAACCTGCGGCGGCTCCACCCTCACTCAGCAACTCGCAAAAAACCTCTTCCTCTCGCCAGAAAAACGCATCAAGCGCAAGCTCATCGAGATCCTCATCACCTTCCAGCTCGAAAATCGCTTCAACAAAAAGCAGATCTTCGAGATGTACGCCAACGAGATCAACCTCGGCCAGCGCGGCAGCTACGCCATCAACGGCTTCGGCGAGGCCGCTCAGACCTTCTTCGGCAAAAACCTCCAGCAGCTCGACCTCGCCGAGTGCGCACTCCTCGCAGGCACCATCCAGTCGCCCACTCGCCTCAACCCCTACCGCCATCCCGAGCGCGCTCTGGCGCGCCGTAACGTCGTCCTCGACTCCATGGTCGAAACCGGCGCCATCACCCCCTCCGAAGCGGAGCGCGCCAAAGCCGAACCCCTCCGCCTCGCCCCACCCAACATCGACTCCAGCGAGGCGCCCTACTTCGTCGACCTCGTTCACGACCAGCTTGTAAGACGCATCGGCGACCAGGACATCGCCCACCAGAACCTCCGCATCTACACCTCGCTCGACCCCGAACTCCAGCGTGCCGCCTCCGAAGCCGTCGAGATCGGGATGAAGAACATCGACGAGCTCGTTCGCAAGCTCCACAAGACCCCCAAGGGAGAAACACCCGGCCCAATCACCTATCCCCAGGTCGCGCTCGTCGCAATCAACCCTCACACCGGCCAGATCCTCGCACTCGTCGGCGGTCGCAACTACGGCGTCTCCCAGCTCAACCACGCAGTCGCCGAGCGCCCCACCGGCTCCATCTTCAAACCCTTCGTCTACGCAGCGGCCTACAACACCTCTCTCAACGGCCTAACCCTTGGCGACGGCGGCGAAGCAGGTGGCGGCGGCGTCTTCACCGCGCTCACCCCGTTGAACGACGACACCACTACCTTCATGTACGACGGCAAGCCCTACACCCCAGGCAACTTTGAGAAGGGCGAATACCCAGGCATGGTCTCCGCCGTCGACGCCATCGATCACTCGCTCAACATCGCCACCATCTCACTCGCCCAGATGGTTGGATTCGGCAACGTGGCCGCACTCGCCCGCTCCGCCGGTATCACCAGCGCCCGCGGAACTCCTTCCGTCGCCATCGGCACCTACAGCGCCACGCCCATCGACATGGCGGGCGCCTACACGGTCTTCGCCAACAGCGGAGTCCACCTCACCCCATGGATGCTCGCGTCCGTACGAAACGCGAATGGCGACATCGTCTCCGACTACTCTCCCGAAGCCAAGCAGGTTCTCGATCCACGCGTGGCGTACCTTACTCAGTCGCTGCTTGAAAGTGTCATGGCCCGCGGCACCGGGGCCTCTGCCCGCGCACACGGCTTCCTCGCGCCAGCCGCCGGCAAGACCGGAACCAGCCACGACGTCTGGTTCGCCGGCTACACCTCCAACCTCATCTGCGTCGTATGGGTTGGCAACGACGACTACACCGATATCTCGACTGGACTATCACGTCCTCTGCAAGGCGCCGACGCGGCCGCTCCCCTCTGGGCCGAGTTCATGAAGCGCGCCATCCAGCTCCCTCAGTACTCCGACGTCAAATCCTTCATCCCACCGGAAGGCGTCACCACCGCCCGCATCGACAGAACCTCCAGCCTTCTTGCTGACTCCACATGCCCCGATAAGGTGATGTACGCTGCGTTCCTCGATGGCACCGCCCCCGTCAACACCTGCAGCCAGATGAACGAAAATCCGCAGAACTTCATCCAGAAGATCCTCGGAATTGGTGGCAGCAAAACCGTGCCCGACGCAATGTCAACCACACCCGCACCGATCGTCCGCGTCGCGCCAAATACCCCACCCGATGGCAACGCTCCCGACAACACGCAGCAACCCGCCCAACCAAAGAAGAAAAACTTCCTCCAGAAGATCTTCGGCGGCGGAAAAGACAAACAGCAACAGCAACCACCACCCAATCCGCCCCCGCAATAA
- a CDS encoding proline--tRNA ligase, whose protein sequence is MHRWSQLFIPTLREAPADAEVASHKLLLRAGYIRQLSAGIYSYLPLGNRSINKIVAIVREEMDRIGQEFLLPTLHPRELWEESGRWTVMGENMFRLKDRKGADLCLGMTHEEVMTSIARSELRSYKQLPQIWYQIQTKFRDEPRPKAGLLRVRQFIMKDSYSFDIDEASLDASYNKHYNAYVRIFKRCGLEFVAVEADSGAMGGSGSQEFMVYTEAGEDLIASSSSGYAANLEKATSQLAPVEALAPTGDGSLEFIHTPGQRTIEEVGNFLGVAPVHQIKTMAYMAELPKADHAKLGKLRPVVVFLRGDHSLNEAKLLLIAGGELRPMTPEELEATFKAPAGYLGPIGIEAAPHPKKPGTLVILDKALEGRTNLIAGANKEEYHLRNVTPARDFKPTVIADVRNIVEGELDPIGGQPLRLGKAVEIGHIFKLGDKYTKSMGSSVLNRDGKEVTPIMGCYGIGIERILTAAIETSAAANQGNSYALHPAIAPFQAIVTITNIGDAALLAAGEKIAADLEAAGVDVLLDDRDERAGVKFKDADLVGIPYRINIGRGVAEGKVEFLDRLQSITEDVALSDVVAKVSERITTTLRNPLSAAGL, encoded by the coding sequence ATGCACCGCTGGTCACAACTCTTCATCCCCACCCTCCGCGAAGCACCCGCAGACGCCGAAGTCGCCAGCCACAAGCTCCTCCTCCGAGCCGGTTACATCCGCCAGCTCAGCGCCGGAATCTATAGCTATCTCCCACTCGGCAACCGCTCCATCAACAAGATCGTCGCCATCGTGCGCGAAGAGATGGACCGCATCGGTCAGGAGTTCCTCCTCCCCACCCTTCATCCCCGTGAACTGTGGGAGGAGTCCGGCCGCTGGACCGTCATGGGCGAAAACATGTTCCGCCTCAAGGACCGAAAAGGCGCTGACCTCTGCCTTGGCATGACCCACGAAGAGGTCATGACCTCGATCGCCCGCAGCGAACTACGCAGCTACAAGCAGCTCCCCCAGATCTGGTACCAGATCCAGACCAAGTTCCGCGACGAGCCCCGTCCCAAGGCTGGCCTTCTCCGCGTCCGCCAGTTCATCATGAAGGACTCCTACTCCTTCGACATCGACGAAGCCAGCCTCGACGCAAGCTACAACAAGCACTACAACGCCTACGTTCGCATCTTCAAGCGTTGCGGTCTTGAGTTCGTCGCCGTTGAGGCCGACTCCGGCGCCATGGGCGGCTCCGGCTCGCAGGAGTTCATGGTCTACACCGAAGCCGGCGAAGACCTCATCGCCAGCTCCTCCTCGGGCTACGCCGCCAACCTCGAAAAAGCCACCTCACAGCTCGCGCCAGTCGAAGCACTAGCTCCCACCGGCGACGGCTCACTCGAGTTCATTCACACCCCCGGTCAGCGCACCATCGAAGAGGTCGGCAACTTCCTTGGCGTCGCTCCAGTCCACCAGATCAAAACCATGGCCTACATGGCCGAACTCCCCAAAGCCGACCACGCCAAGCTCGGCAAGCTGCGCCCTGTCGTCGTCTTCCTGCGCGGCGACCACTCCCTCAACGAAGCCAAGCTCCTCCTTATCGCCGGCGGAGAACTACGCCCCATGACTCCCGAAGAGCTCGAAGCCACCTTCAAAGCTCCTGCCGGATACCTCGGTCCCATCGGCATCGAAGCCGCGCCGCACCCCAAAAAGCCGGGCACCCTCGTCATCCTCGACAAAGCTCTCGAAGGCCGCACCAACCTCATCGCAGGAGCCAATAAAGAGGAGTACCACCTCCGCAACGTGACTCCCGCCCGCGACTTCAAGCCCACCGTCATCGCCGACGTGCGCAACATCGTCGAAGGCGAACTCGATCCCATCGGCGGCCAGCCTCTGCGCCTTGGCAAGGCCGTCGAGATCGGCCACATCTTCAAGCTTGGCGACAAGTACACGAAGTCCATGGGCTCCTCCGTCCTCAATCGCGACGGCAAGGAGGTCACTCCCATCATGGGCTGCTACGGCATCGGCATCGAACGCATCCTGACCGCTGCCATCGAGACATCTGCCGCTGCCAACCAGGGCAACAGCTACGCCCTTCACCCTGCCATCGCGCCCTTCCAGGCCATCGTCACCATCACGAACATCGGCGACGCGGCCCTGCTAGCTGCTGGAGAAAAGATCGCCGCAGACCTCGAGGCCGCAGGCGTAGACGTCCTCCTTGACGACCGCGACGAGCGCGCCGGCGTCAAGTTCAAAGATGCGGACCTGGTCGGTATCCCCTATCGAATCAATATTGGTCGCGGAGTCGCCGAGGGCAAGGTAGAATTTCTCGATCGCCTCCAGAGCATCACAGAGGATGTCGCCCTCAGCGATGTAGTCGCGAAGGTATCCGAGCGGATAACCACAACCCTGCGCAACCCGCTCTCCGCAGCTGGCCTCTAA
- a CDS encoding KpsF/GutQ family sugar-phosphate isomerase, whose protein sequence is MSSNSNIPSRPSEFVRIEATALNELAARLDTTMLTAFTQAVDHLLQSVAGNRRIIVTGIGKSGIIARKIAATLRSTGTPAHFLHAAEAIHGDLGMLATGDIVLALSYSGETEELLRLLPTLKRLEATLIAISGCSTSTLAQSSNIFLDASVSTEACTLNLAPTASTTVMLALGDALALEVSRRRGWKAEDFADLHPGGRIGKRLARVRELMHTAEAIPQVASSTPMPQVIYEMSRKKLGMTTVATENHLIGMISDGDLRRLLERDGSHALEHTAGEIMNPHPLTIEGSAFASSALALMEEKKITSLIVIAADRRIEGVVHLHDLWTLQLSE, encoded by the coding sequence ATGTCCAGCAATTCCAACATCCCGTCACGCCCATCGGAGTTCGTCCGCATTGAGGCCACCGCCCTCAACGAACTCGCCGCTCGTCTCGACACAACGATGCTCACCGCCTTTACTCAGGCCGTCGACCATCTGCTCCAATCCGTCGCCGGCAACCGCCGCATCATCGTTACCGGCATCGGCAAAAGCGGCATCATCGCGCGCAAGATCGCAGCCACCCTCCGCTCCACCGGAACACCAGCACACTTCCTGCACGCGGCCGAAGCAATTCACGGCGACCTCGGCATGCTCGCAACCGGCGACATCGTCCTCGCACTCTCCTACAGCGGAGAGACCGAAGAACTCTTGCGCCTCCTCCCCACCCTCAAGCGTCTCGAAGCAACATTGATCGCCATCAGCGGCTGCAGCACCTCCACTCTCGCCCAGTCGAGCAACATCTTCCTCGACGCCAGCGTCTCCACCGAAGCCTGCACCCTCAACCTCGCACCCACCGCCTCCACAACCGTCATGCTCGCTCTCGGCGACGCCCTCGCCCTCGAAGTAAGCCGCCGCCGCGGCTGGAAGGCGGAAGACTTCGCCGACCTGCACCCCGGTGGCCGCATTGGCAAGCGGCTCGCACGCGTCCGCGAGCTCATGCACACCGCAGAAGCGATCCCGCAAGTCGCATCGTCCACTCCCATGCCTCAAGTGATCTATGAGATGTCGCGAAAAAAACTCGGCATGACCACGGTCGCCACCGAGAATCACCTCATCGGCATGATCTCCGACGGCGACCTCCGACGTCTCCTCGAGCGCGACGGCTCTCACGCCCTCGAACACACCGCCGGCGAGATCATGAATCCACATCCGCTCACCATCGAAGGCAGCGCCTTCGCATCCTCGGCCCTCGCCCTCATGGAAGAGAAGAAAATCACATCACTTATCGTCATCGCCGCCGACCGCCGCATTGAAGGTGTCGTCCATCTCCACGATCTATGGACCCTCCAACTCAGCGAATAA
- a CDS encoding TlpA family protein disulfide reductase, with translation MKRSGLVLSVMVVGVALLLWAGWHNLRERKLAMRQAQENHVVLVPEKSGAATSGSAMQPDPQSPEAEATQMRGKVAPAFTLVTLDGKKVSLSDFKGRPVLVNFWATWCGPCKVEMPWFEEFQKQYASQGLEILGLADDVDAGKDAIAKVAQKTGVTYPILLTDGKVQKAYGGPDGMDYLPMSFYVDKNGVVVEETAGLGSKDEIEAHIKKVIASGAAPSAGGQ, from the coding sequence GTGAAGCGGAGTGGACTGGTTCTGAGTGTGATGGTGGTTGGAGTGGCGCTTCTGCTTTGGGCAGGGTGGCATAATCTCCGCGAACGGAAGCTGGCTATGCGGCAGGCGCAGGAGAACCATGTGGTTCTTGTGCCGGAGAAGTCCGGCGCTGCGACGTCTGGGAGTGCTATGCAGCCGGATCCGCAGTCGCCGGAGGCCGAAGCGACTCAGATGCGTGGCAAAGTGGCTCCCGCATTTACGTTAGTGACTTTGGATGGGAAGAAGGTGTCGCTGAGCGACTTCAAGGGCCGTCCGGTGCTGGTGAACTTCTGGGCAACGTGGTGTGGGCCGTGCAAGGTGGAGATGCCGTGGTTTGAGGAGTTCCAGAAGCAGTATGCTTCGCAGGGGCTTGAGATCCTGGGGCTCGCGGATGATGTGGATGCGGGCAAAGACGCGATTGCGAAGGTGGCGCAGAAGACGGGTGTGACGTATCCGATTCTGCTGACTGATGGGAAGGTGCAGAAGGCGTATGGCGGACCTGATGGGATGGATTATCTGCCGATGTCGTTCTATGTCGATAAGAACGGCGTAGTGGTTGAAGAGACGGCGGGGCTTGGCAGCAAGGATGAGATTGAAGCGCACATCAAGAAGGTGATTGCTTCGGGAGCAGCGCCGTCAGCGGGCGGTCAGTGA
- a CDS encoding protein-disulfide reductase DsbD N-terminal domain-containing protein, with translation MRLRLGVAGLLAFAAVGYAQQVGNLDAPPAKPKSYVVYAAEQQSVSAGKRSVLELHFRVVDGFHVNSHTPKSELLIPTRIELQPAAGVKADAIEYPAGTSYSFSFDPTEKLDVYSGDFTVKLPVVAEAGTHTVDGTLRYQACDHAACYPPKSLPLQVIFTAK, from the coding sequence ATGCGGTTGAGGCTGGGAGTTGCGGGGTTGCTTGCTTTCGCTGCAGTTGGCTACGCCCAGCAGGTTGGGAATCTGGATGCGCCGCCTGCGAAGCCGAAGTCGTATGTGGTGTATGCGGCTGAGCAACAGAGTGTGTCAGCAGGGAAGCGGAGTGTGTTGGAGCTTCACTTCCGGGTTGTGGATGGTTTTCACGTGAACTCGCATACACCCAAGTCGGAGTTGTTGATACCGACGCGGATTGAGCTGCAACCTGCGGCAGGCGTGAAGGCTGATGCGATCGAGTATCCGGCTGGGACGTCGTATAGCTTCAGTTTTGATCCGACGGAGAAGCTCGATGTTTATTCGGGGGATTTCACGGTGAAGCTGCCTGTTGTCGCTGAAGCGGGTACGCATACGGTTGATGGGACGTTGCGTTACCAGGCTTGCGATCATGCGGCGTGTTATCCGCCGAAGAGTCTGCCGCTGCAAGTGATCTTCACGGCGAAGTAG
- the alaC gene encoding alanine transaminase: MEEFRRLTRLPAYVFNITSELKAAARKRGEDIIDFGMGNPDGATPKHIVDKLIEAAQRTATHRYSLSRGVPRLRRAICNWYKRRYDVDLDPETEAIVTIGSKEGIAHLCLAVLDDEDTVAVPNPSYPIHIFGPVIAGSKVQSIPVQDGTAEALLERLEHDLPRMQPRPKLLILNFPSNPTAQCVELPFFERIVALCKELGIYIIHDLAYADIVFDGYRAPSILEVPGAKDIAVEFFTLSKSYNMPGWRVGFMVGNRKLVAALGRIKSYFDYGTFTPIQVAAICALDGPQECVAEIRDIYKDRRDVLVPGLNKLGWPVDLPRATMFAWAKIPEQYRALGSVEFSKRLLLEAKVAVSPGVGFGEHGDGHVRFSLIENEERTRQALRGIKQMFKAG; this comes from the coding sequence ATGGAAGAATTTCGAAGGCTGACACGGCTGCCGGCGTATGTATTCAATATCACCAGTGAGTTGAAGGCTGCGGCGCGTAAGCGTGGCGAGGACATCATCGACTTTGGGATGGGGAATCCTGATGGTGCAACGCCGAAACACATCGTCGACAAACTGATTGAGGCAGCGCAACGGACGGCGACGCACCGGTATTCGCTATCGCGTGGCGTGCCTCGACTGCGCAGGGCGATCTGCAACTGGTATAAGCGTCGCTATGACGTCGATCTCGATCCTGAGACCGAGGCGATTGTGACGATCGGCTCGAAGGAGGGGATCGCGCATCTTTGCCTGGCTGTGCTCGATGACGAGGATACAGTTGCCGTGCCGAATCCGAGCTATCCGATTCATATCTTCGGGCCGGTGATTGCCGGGTCGAAGGTGCAGAGTATTCCTGTGCAGGATGGGACTGCGGAGGCGCTGTTGGAGCGGTTGGAGCATGATCTGCCGCGTATGCAGCCGCGGCCGAAGTTGCTGATTTTGAATTTTCCGTCGAACCCTACGGCACAGTGTGTGGAGCTTCCTTTCTTTGAACGGATTGTTGCGCTGTGCAAGGAGCTGGGGATCTACATCATTCACGATCTCGCTTACGCCGACATTGTGTTTGATGGGTATCGGGCGCCTAGTATTCTCGAGGTACCGGGGGCGAAGGATATAGCGGTGGAGTTCTTTACGCTGTCGAAGAGCTACAACATGCCGGGATGGCGTGTGGGCTTCATGGTAGGAAATCGCAAGCTGGTTGCGGCTTTGGGGCGCATCAAGAGCTATTTCGACTATGGGACGTTCACACCGATTCAGGTGGCGGCGATCTGCGCGTTGGATGGGCCGCAGGAGTGTGTTGCAGAGATTCGGGATATTTATAAGGATCGCCGCGATGTGCTGGTGCCGGGGCTGAATAAGCTTGGTTGGCCGGTAGATCTGCCGAGGGCGACGATGTTTGCTTGGGCGAAGATTCCTGAGCAGTACCGGGCGCTGGGGTCGGTGGAGTTTTCGAAGCGGCTGCTGCTGGAGGCGAAGGTTGCGGTGAGTCCTGGCGTGGGTTTTGGCGAGCATGGGGATGGTCATGTGCGGTTTTCATTGATCGAAAATGAGGAGCGGACGCGCCAGGCGCTGCGTGGGATCAAGCAGATGTTCAAGGCTGGTTGA
- a CDS encoding alpha/beta hydrolase, giving the protein MFSRRFRIAGVAGVMALLGVGWAGGQQGSGPQGNSSFVDADGTAHITRVVPVPTTISPEAQAMLRRPAGPEAKTLEERRRMMDESQARESKLWLAAYPVKMSTSMIAGVPVREVLPEDGKPMHPDWVLINVHGGGFNSDSGSMVESIPIANLTHTRVVSVLYRLAPEHPFPVAVDDTIAVYRELLKRYQAIHIALYGTSAGAVLTAEVAVRMKQLGLPMPGALGIFSGIGDLSQSGDSHALFSGSGLSGELPVPVRGTRDKGYVASTNPKDPVLSPMYADLHGLPPTLFVTSGRDMQLSGTTMLHRAYLRDGVDARLVMFEGLPHAFWYDEVLPESREACGLMATFFVRELGR; this is encoded by the coding sequence TTGTTTTCGCGCAGATTTCGTATTGCCGGTGTTGCCGGGGTGATGGCTTTGTTGGGTGTGGGATGGGCCGGCGGACAGCAGGGGTCTGGGCCGCAGGGGAACTCCAGCTTCGTCGATGCGGATGGGACGGCGCATATAACGCGGGTGGTGCCTGTGCCGACCACGATAAGTCCAGAGGCTCAGGCGATGTTGCGACGGCCGGCGGGACCGGAGGCGAAGACGCTGGAGGAACGCCGCAGGATGATGGACGAGTCTCAGGCGCGCGAGTCCAAGCTGTGGCTGGCGGCTTATCCAGTGAAGATGAGCACGAGCATGATCGCTGGGGTACCGGTGCGGGAGGTGCTTCCGGAGGATGGGAAGCCTATGCATCCGGATTGGGTACTGATCAATGTGCACGGTGGGGGATTCAACTCAGACTCGGGGTCGATGGTGGAGAGTATACCGATAGCGAACCTGACGCATACAAGAGTGGTGTCGGTGCTGTATCGGCTGGCTCCAGAGCATCCGTTTCCGGTGGCAGTGGACGATACGATTGCGGTGTACCGGGAGTTGCTGAAGAGGTATCAGGCGATCCATATCGCGTTGTACGGAACTTCGGCTGGTGCGGTTTTGACAGCCGAGGTTGCGGTCCGGATGAAGCAGCTTGGACTGCCGATGCCGGGGGCGCTGGGGATTTTTTCCGGAATTGGAGACCTGAGCCAGAGCGGGGATTCGCATGCGCTGTTCAGTGGGAGCGGGCTGAGCGGAGAATTGCCGGTGCCGGTGCGTGGGACTCGGGATAAAGGGTATGTGGCGTCGACGAATCCGAAAGATCCTGTGCTGTCGCCGATGTATGCCGACTTACATGGATTGCCGCCTACGCTGTTCGTTACAAGCGGGCGCGATATGCAGTTGAGCGGGACAACCATGTTGCATCGGGCGTATTTGCGGGATGGCGTGGATGCGCGTTTAGTGATGTTCGAGGGCCTGCCTCATGCCTTCTGGTACGACGAGGTTTTACCGGAGAGCCGCGAGGCTTGTGGTTTGATGGCTACGTTTTTTGTCAGGGAGTTGGGGCGGTAG
- a CDS encoding nuclear transport factor 2 family protein, whose product MRIEDHLRSLEEHLLDPAVRHNSELVASLLADDFIEFGSSGRVFNKASILEDLKNEPPRTASLLTDFKTRELAPDVILATYKATRRNANGDPIGQSWRSSIWAHVNGQWQISFHQGTPIPPDPTAPTP is encoded by the coding sequence ATGCGAATCGAAGACCATCTCCGATCCCTCGAAGAACATCTTCTCGACCCAGCCGTCCGGCATAACTCAGAACTGGTAGCCTCCCTTCTCGCCGACGACTTCATCGAGTTCGGCAGCTCCGGCCGTGTCTTCAACAAAGCCTCCATCCTCGAAGACCTGAAAAACGAACCACCCCGCACAGCTTCACTCCTGACCGACTTCAAGACGCGAGAGCTAGCCCCAGATGTCATTCTCGCAACCTACAAAGCCACCAGACGAAACGCAAACGGCGACCCAATAGGCCAATCATGGCGAAGTTCCATCTGGGCGCACGTCAACGGCCAATGGCAGATCAGCTTCCATCAAGGCACACCGATCCCACCGGACCCTACCGCCCCAACTCCCTGA
- a CDS encoding DUF1569 domain-containing protein gives MKNLFEAETVDEVKERMARLRPDSAHQWGKMNAAQAMEHCARGMELALGDRRPPRLLIGRILGPMIKRKAFADGEPMRRNSPTVPGLAVSDDRELGKEQARLCGLIDRFAAAGPKGCTSHPHSFFGRLTPDEWSAWMYKHLDHHLRQFGV, from the coding sequence ATGAAGAATCTTTTTGAAGCTGAGACCGTAGATGAGGTGAAGGAGAGGATGGCGCGGCTAAGGCCTGATAGCGCACATCAGTGGGGAAAGATGAATGCAGCGCAGGCGATGGAGCATTGTGCGAGGGGGATGGAGTTGGCGCTGGGGGATCGGCGTCCGCCGCGGTTGTTGATTGGGCGAATCCTTGGGCCGATGATAAAGCGGAAGGCGTTTGCGGATGGTGAGCCGATGCGTAGGAATTCTCCTACGGTGCCGGGCCTTGCGGTTAGCGATGACCGGGAGCTTGGTAAGGAGCAGGCGCGGCTGTGCGGGCTGATTGATCGTTTTGCCGCGGCTGGGCCGAAGGGATGTACTTCGCATCCGCATAGCTTCTTTGGAAGGCTTACGCCGGATGAGTGGTCGGCGTGGATGTATAAGCATCTCGATCATCATCTGCGGCAGTTTGGAGTTTAG